One genomic segment of Caballeronia sp. TF1N1 includes these proteins:
- a CDS encoding ribbon-helix-helix domain-containing protein yields the protein MKLVTPRQRSIRINGFATCIRLEEVYWAIIELLARQECLTVGRLLSRWAMEMDLGFDTVKNFTGYVRVVCVVQLVRQAGTLDPGIKKDLSNAIQATLCP from the coding sequence ATGAAGCTTGTCACGCCGCGTCAGCGGTCTATTCGGATCAATGGTTTCGCGACCTGCATACGCCTTGAGGAGGTCTATTGGGCAATCATCGAGCTGCTGGCGCGTCAGGAATGCTTGACGGTGGGAAGACTACTTTCGAGATGGGCGATGGAAATGGATCTCGGGTTCGACACGGTTAAGAATTTCACCGGTTATGTCCGAGTAGTTTGTGTTGTGCAACTCGTAAGGCAAGCGGGCACGCTTGATCCGGGAATTAAGAAAGATCTGTCCAACGCCATTCAGGCAACGCTGTGTCCATGA
- a CDS encoding glycosyltransferase family 4 protein: MLTADNRRLRVLTWHVHGNYMYYLSQAKHDFYLVTKPGHPPGYAGKVGVLPWGGNVHEVPYDEVASQDFDVVLFQHRTHWDDDRLNLLSNAQRRLPRVYIEHDPPQENAFEQRHWVQDRDTLLVHVTHFNRLMWDSGETPTQVIEHGVVVPDSVRYSGEKERGIVIINHLKQRGRRLGHDVFTEAARRVPLDLVGMDAHAAGGLGEIGNLDLASFSAQYRFFFNPIRWTSLGLAIVEAMTIGMPIVGLATTELATVIRNGESGFIHTDTDRLIDAMQHLLRDPAEARRLGEGARKVALERFHIDRFAAEWEATLRHVCS, encoded by the coding sequence ATGCTCACTGCTGACAACCGACGCCTGCGTGTTCTGACATGGCACGTGCACGGCAACTACATGTACTACTTGAGTCAAGCGAAGCACGACTTCTATCTCGTCACGAAGCCCGGCCATCCTCCGGGCTACGCGGGCAAGGTCGGCGTCTTGCCGTGGGGCGGCAATGTCCACGAAGTGCCTTATGACGAAGTGGCTTCGCAAGATTTCGATGTCGTGCTCTTTCAGCATCGCACGCATTGGGACGACGACCGCTTGAACCTTTTGAGCAATGCACAACGCCGCTTGCCGCGCGTCTATATCGAGCATGATCCGCCGCAGGAAAATGCCTTCGAACAACGGCATTGGGTGCAAGACCGCGACACGCTGCTCGTGCATGTGACCCACTTCAACCGCCTCATGTGGGACAGCGGCGAGACGCCGACGCAGGTGATCGAACATGGTGTCGTGGTGCCCGACAGCGTGCGCTATAGCGGCGAGAAAGAACGCGGCATTGTCATCATCAATCATCTGAAGCAGCGTGGACGCAGGCTCGGTCACGATGTATTCACCGAAGCCGCGCGGCGTGTGCCGCTCGACCTAGTCGGCATGGATGCTCACGCAGCGGGAGGACTCGGCGAGATCGGCAATCTCGATCTCGCGTCTTTCAGCGCGCAATACCGTTTCTTTTTCAATCCGATTCGCTGGACGAGCCTCGGTCTCGCAATCGTCGAGGCGATGACGATAGGCATGCCTATTGTCGGCCTCGCGACGACCGAGCTTGCAACCGTCATTCGCAACGGCGAAAGCGGCTTCATCCATACCGATACGGACCGGTTGATCGATGCCATGCAACACCTTCTACGCGATCCCGCCGAGGCCCGCCGGCTCGGTGAAGGTGCACGCAAGGTGGCGTTGGAACGCTTTCATATCGATCGCTTCGCAGCCGAGTGGGAAGCCACGCTGCGTCACGTCTGCAGCTAA
- a CDS encoding YadA family autotransporter adhesin: MDDSKSLKAGAIGSGALQVESSEPLRSFDSPKLHLRGWPHDLSFAQRFSLRSDATASNELLANTMHTRPQHAVFFATPFVSNGLDKTPDYGKVFDTRMTVRSSTPLSHDASKRRAPPDKLAGHVQRFTKRHAAHARVHQGVGTPMHSKRTRRVAPRVAHHAAGAWKHHHHAVVSGSGMVTARVDDIAAHLEHTRHDAPETSLYALGQQRAAQMPQMTPALMADVGNVTTAATHPTSRLVATMLRADEPEIVVGDVVSRFPDRKPTMRLEEATSLTTSLAALPDSTPPNAVDVSHAAQRPELPEGPHVAMRASIGSPSTKKTATVAVGSDAIALGAHASAFGDSAMASGENAVAIGANSLADRDNAVSVGSTGHERQITNVGAATTRTDAINLGQLNDVIGGVNGRIDDVDRAARRGIAAASALNIATPYLPGRTTFNAGMASYRGQAALGIGVSSWNRKGTVNYNLGVSTAGGNSTIVRVGMGIVLGA; encoded by the coding sequence ATGGACGATTCGAAATCGTTGAAGGCAGGTGCCATCGGCTCAGGCGCGTTGCAAGTCGAGTCATCCGAGCCGCTTCGATCGTTCGATTCTCCCAAGCTTCATTTGCGAGGCTGGCCGCACGATTTATCGTTCGCGCAACGCTTCTCTCTTAGATCCGATGCAACGGCGAGCAACGAGCTGCTGGCTAATACGATGCATACGCGGCCTCAACATGCCGTGTTCTTCGCCACCCCATTCGTGAGCAATGGGCTTGATAAAACCCCCGATTACGGCAAGGTATTCGACACGCGCATGACCGTGCGTTCGTCTACGCCTTTATCGCACGACGCATCAAAACGCCGCGCGCCACCGGACAAGCTTGCGGGCCATGTGCAAAGATTCACTAAGCGGCACGCCGCCCACGCGCGAGTTCATCAAGGCGTTGGGACACCGATGCATTCCAAGCGAACGAGGCGGGTTGCGCCGCGAGTCGCGCATCACGCTGCGGGCGCATGGAAGCATCATCACCACGCAGTCGTTTCGGGCAGTGGCATGGTCACCGCGCGGGTTGATGACATCGCCGCGCACTTGGAACACACGCGGCACGACGCGCCGGAAACGTCGCTTTACGCACTGGGACAGCAGCGCGCTGCGCAAATGCCACAGATGACGCCAGCCTTGATGGCCGACGTCGGCAATGTCACCACGGCCGCAACCCATCCCACGAGTCGACTCGTCGCTACCATGTTGAGAGCGGATGAACCGGAAATCGTTGTCGGTGATGTGGTGAGTCGTTTTCCGGATCGAAAGCCAACAATGCGTTTGGAGGAGGCCACAAGCCTCACAACGAGTCTGGCCGCGCTGCCCGACTCAACGCCTCCGAATGCCGTAGACGTAAGCCATGCCGCGCAACGACCCGAACTGCCAGAAGGGCCACACGTTGCAATGCGGGCATCGATTGGCTCTCCTTCGACCAAAAAGACGGCAACCGTAGCGGTGGGCAGCGATGCAATCGCCCTTGGCGCACATGCGAGCGCTTTCGGCGATTCCGCGATGGCAAGCGGCGAAAATGCCGTGGCAATAGGTGCGAATTCGCTAGCCGACCGGGATAACGCGGTGTCGGTCGGCAGCACGGGCCACGAGCGCCAGATCACGAACGTCGGGGCTGCGACGACGCGCACCGACGCAATCAACCTTGGACAACTCAACGACGTTATCGGCGGCGTGAACGGTCGTATCGACGATGTCGACCGCGCCGCGCGACGAGGTATTGCAGCGGCTTCAGCACTCAACATTGCCACGCCGTATTTGCCGGGGCGGACCACGTTCAATGCAGGCATGGCGAGCTATCGCGGTCAGGCGGCGCTCGGTATAGGCGTTTCAAGCTGGAATCGTAAAGGAACGGTGAACTATAACCTTGGCGTTTCTACAGCAGGCGGCAATAGCACCATCGTGCGCGTCGGTATGGGCATCGTACTAGGCGCGTGA
- a CDS encoding molecular chaperone, which produces MKLAIKILTIATLSTVMLARTHDAEASVVIAGTRVIYNQSDSEVTVKLTNNGKLPGLVKVWIDKGNPDTAPDTIEVPFAITPSIMRIDPDKSQTLRIMSSGEPLPADRESILYLNVLEVPPKPTGDEADANQLQFAFRSRIKFFYRPSALKGQPESASGQVVWSINPSDAANKIAAFNPSQYFVSFDRITLTDGARTAVFDEGGMVGPGETRVFALTGDILGPGAKLHYTAINDYGGPQEGEADLQP; this is translated from the coding sequence ATGAAACTTGCGATAAAGATCCTCACCATTGCAACCCTGAGCACGGTGATGCTCGCGCGCACGCACGATGCTGAAGCATCGGTGGTTATTGCAGGAACTCGCGTCATCTATAACCAAAGCGACTCCGAGGTCACGGTCAAGTTGACGAACAATGGCAAGCTCCCTGGCCTGGTGAAGGTGTGGATCGACAAGGGCAATCCGGACACCGCGCCGGACACCATCGAGGTTCCGTTCGCCATCACGCCGTCCATCATGCGGATCGATCCGGACAAGTCCCAGACTTTGCGGATCATGTCATCAGGCGAGCCTTTGCCCGCGGATAGGGAATCGATCCTTTACTTGAACGTGCTGGAGGTTCCGCCCAAACCAACGGGCGATGAGGCGGACGCGAATCAGCTACAGTTCGCGTTCCGCTCACGTATCAAGTTCTTTTATCGTCCAAGCGCACTGAAGGGGCAACCTGAAAGCGCGTCCGGACAGGTCGTGTGGAGCATTAATCCTAGCGACGCCGCCAACAAGATCGCGGCATTTAATCCCAGCCAGTACTTCGTCTCTTTCGATCGAATCACGCTAACCGACGGCGCGCGCACCGCCGTGTTCGATGAGGGCGGGATGGTTGGTCCAGGTGAGACCCGAGTCTTCGCGCTAACCGGCGACATTTTGGGTCCAGGCGCGAAGTTGCACTACACAGCAATCAACGATTACGGCGGACCACAAGAGGGTGAGGCCGACTTGCAGCCGTGA
- a CDS encoding fimbrial protein, with protein MILDRSLEIITSMNRLNTIVRAVARHAAAWLMLAGMIPSAAWASASCHSNYSAFTLSFPSTIAVARDLPHGSLLSAWSVSAATPNYWTCTVSDGWYTGTDFELAGIVAGAPTRYKASYNGVEFSVYATNVPGIGIALGGTVYAAKTQYGPWDFPVLGYERNNVGSPVDNGGQLIAALVKIGDVTPGTVSGLIARAFSWETAGKSPPGYNAASGSIDFNMTPVIITVLTCRTPDVTVPMGTLALADLPAMGLAPRKSASFNMSFDNCPAGTPVEGTTAGMIHSVQYRIDPANGTVSGFSNVAALSGTPSAGGVGIQLFDSAGAAIPFGTNLTLNGFNGAVASSYTVAMTARYYRTGPLSPGPANTTMTMTMYYQ; from the coding sequence ATGATCCTCGACAGATCACTTGAGATCATAACTTCGATGAACCGTTTAAACACAATCGTCCGTGCCGTTGCACGGCATGCAGCGGCCTGGCTTATGCTGGCCGGAATGATTCCTTCCGCCGCATGGGCCAGCGCGTCTTGCCATTCCAACTACAGCGCATTCACGCTTTCTTTTCCGTCTACGATAGCCGTGGCGCGCGACCTGCCCCACGGATCGCTTCTGAGTGCATGGTCCGTGTCTGCCGCCACTCCAAACTATTGGACCTGCACTGTGTCCGATGGCTGGTACACCGGCACCGATTTCGAGCTGGCAGGTATCGTCGCCGGTGCGCCAACCCGCTATAAAGCCTCCTACAATGGCGTCGAATTTTCGGTCTATGCGACTAATGTGCCTGGCATCGGGATCGCACTTGGAGGAACAGTCTATGCCGCTAAAACGCAATACGGCCCGTGGGACTTTCCGGTTTTAGGATACGAGAGAAACAATGTCGGTAGCCCGGTGGACAATGGCGGACAGCTCATAGCGGCCCTCGTGAAGATCGGTGACGTTACCCCGGGTACAGTTTCCGGATTGATCGCGAGGGCGTTCTCGTGGGAGACCGCCGGGAAAAGTCCTCCTGGATACAACGCGGCTTCGGGTTCGATCGACTTCAACATGACGCCGGTGATCATCACCGTTCTGACATGCCGCACACCCGATGTAACGGTGCCAATGGGCACGCTAGCCCTCGCGGACCTACCGGCAATGGGACTCGCACCGCGCAAGTCGGCATCTTTCAATATGAGCTTTGACAACTGTCCCGCAGGCACGCCCGTGGAGGGCACTACGGCGGGCATGATCCATAGTGTTCAGTACCGGATCGATCCGGCGAATGGGACGGTGTCGGGCTTCAGCAATGTTGCGGCACTAAGCGGCACGCCTTCGGCAGGAGGCGTCGGCATTCAGCTATTCGACAGTGCGGGCGCGGCAATTCCGTTTGGAACGAACCTTACCTTGAATGGTTTCAACGGAGCAGTCGCTTCGAGTTACACCGTCGCAATGACCGCACGTTATTACCGGACAGGTCCGTTATCCCCCGGTCCGGCCAACACGACAATGACAATGACCATGTACTACCAGTAG
- a CDS encoding fimbria/pilus outer membrane usher protein: MAAIGVSAHAWGASAQVAAVEFNEQFLDTGDGGKVDISRFNQGQRVVPGTYRSDLYVNDVWKGKLDIELRESTPGNGTVHPCVTTGWLEKSGVDLRKLSSEASARLENDSGECLELPDLIQNATATFDSGEQRLDVSVPQIVMLKRARGYVDPKYWDDGVPAALLQYSANAYHSESGSARTDTQYLGVNAGLNAGPWRFRYQGNLTRGNLGGQHYQSVETYVQRAFKDIKSQFIAGDTFTDGALFDSYGVRGVTLGTDDRMVPESQRGYAPVVRGIASSNAKVQIRQNGNVIYETTVAPGAFEIDDLYPTGYGGNLEVLVTEADGTTHVSSIPYAAAVNALRPGVTRYSAAVGEYRDPAVRIHPFVSQFTVQRGMSNRVTLYGGITGADMYFSALAGVALNTKFGAFGFDVTESSASFKGFGTRNGTSARLSYARMFEPTNTNIAIAAYRYSTGGFLSLPDAATTRQLISDHQLGSMSAPQKSRLQFTLNQGLGDSGRFGAIYAVGSLTTYWNRTSRDTQFQLGYNNSWKRLTYGASVIRQYQVDNKRWDNRFMLTAMVPLGWGSHAPQSSTSFQHDTGNGNSSLQESVTGTLGSDSALSYGMNASFSDGDRTSGNTASVGGNLGYVSPFSSLSVNASKGRDYSQYGAGISGGVVAWQGGAAFAPNMSDTVAVIEAKDAAGARLANGAGLRVDPWGHAIVSGVQPYSDNEVEIDPKGLPLNVQLKSTVQRATPTAGAVVKLEFDTENMGKPALMHVLQASGKPLPFGAQVSDGKDDTVGTVAQGSRIIATGLKSDEGTLNVKWGDAPEQRCVVRYALPKLPLASTPNSLSIADGVCR, from the coding sequence TTGGCGGCGATTGGTGTAAGCGCTCATGCGTGGGGTGCATCCGCGCAAGTTGCAGCGGTCGAATTCAACGAGCAATTTCTCGACACGGGCGACGGCGGGAAAGTCGACATCTCTCGCTTCAACCAGGGACAGCGCGTAGTGCCTGGCACCTATCGCTCTGACCTCTACGTGAACGATGTCTGGAAAGGCAAGCTCGATATCGAGCTACGCGAATCCACGCCCGGGAACGGGACAGTGCATCCGTGCGTCACGACCGGATGGCTCGAAAAGTCCGGCGTGGACCTGAGGAAGCTCTCGTCCGAGGCATCCGCAAGGCTAGAGAACGACAGCGGGGAATGCCTCGAACTTCCCGACTTGATACAGAACGCGACTGCAACGTTCGACAGCGGCGAACAGCGGCTCGATGTGAGCGTGCCGCAGATCGTCATGCTCAAACGTGCGCGTGGCTATGTCGATCCGAAGTATTGGGATGATGGTGTGCCAGCCGCGTTGCTTCAATATTCCGCAAACGCTTATCACAGCGAGTCGGGAAGCGCCCGAACCGATACGCAATACCTCGGTGTCAACGCCGGTCTCAACGCCGGACCGTGGCGCTTTCGCTATCAGGGAAACCTTACGCGCGGGAATCTCGGCGGGCAGCATTATCAAAGCGTGGAGACTTACGTGCAGCGCGCGTTCAAGGACATCAAGAGCCAATTCATTGCAGGCGACACCTTCACCGACGGCGCGCTGTTCGACAGCTACGGCGTGCGAGGCGTGACGCTAGGCACGGATGACCGGATGGTTCCCGAGTCTCAGCGCGGCTATGCGCCAGTCGTTCGGGGCATTGCAAGCAGCAATGCGAAAGTGCAGATTCGCCAGAACGGCAATGTGATCTACGAGACGACGGTCGCGCCCGGTGCGTTCGAAATCGACGATCTCTACCCCACGGGCTATGGTGGAAATCTGGAGGTACTCGTCACGGAGGCGGACGGTACGACCCACGTTTCCTCGATTCCATATGCCGCTGCTGTCAACGCGCTGCGCCCAGGGGTAACACGCTATAGCGCGGCAGTTGGCGAGTATCGCGATCCGGCCGTGAGAATTCATCCGTTCGTATCTCAGTTCACGGTTCAGCGCGGCATGAGTAACCGTGTGACGCTGTATGGCGGTATCACCGGTGCGGACATGTATTTCTCCGCGCTCGCCGGCGTGGCGCTCAATACGAAATTCGGCGCATTCGGGTTCGACGTGACGGAATCGAGCGCGAGCTTCAAGGGCTTCGGAACACGGAATGGGACGAGCGCTCGCCTAAGCTATGCCCGAATGTTCGAGCCGACCAACACCAACATTGCAATCGCGGCCTATCGATATTCGACTGGCGGTTTTCTGAGCCTGCCAGATGCGGCCACGACGCGTCAACTGATCAGCGATCATCAGCTCGGTTCGATGTCCGCTCCTCAAAAGTCGCGCTTGCAGTTCACGCTGAATCAAGGACTAGGCGATAGCGGACGCTTTGGCGCCATCTACGCGGTGGGCTCGCTCACGACATACTGGAACCGGACATCGCGCGATACGCAGTTTCAGCTCGGCTACAACAATAGCTGGAAGCGCCTGACCTACGGGGCGTCGGTCATCCGTCAATACCAGGTGGACAACAAGCGATGGGATAACCGCTTCATGTTGACGGCGATGGTGCCGCTCGGTTGGGGCTCGCACGCTCCTCAGTCGTCGACCAGCTTTCAGCACGACACCGGCAACGGCAACTCCAGCCTTCAGGAATCGGTGACGGGCACGCTTGGCTCGGACAGCGCGCTTTCATATGGCATGAATGCGTCGTTCAGCGATGGCGATCGAACGAGCGGCAATACAGCCAGCGTGGGTGGAAATCTAGGCTATGTATCGCCATTTTCCTCGCTGTCGGTCAACGCAAGCAAGGGACGCGACTACTCGCAATACGGCGCGGGCATTTCCGGTGGCGTGGTGGCCTGGCAAGGCGGCGCGGCATTCGCGCCAAACATGAGCGACACCGTCGCCGTCATCGAAGCGAAAGACGCGGCGGGCGCAAGGCTCGCGAATGGCGCAGGTCTTCGTGTCGATCCATGGGGACACGCCATCGTCTCCGGCGTGCAGCCTTATTCCGACAACGAGGTCGAGATCGATCCTAAAGGGCTACCGCTCAACGTGCAACTCAAGTCGACCGTACAACGCGCTACGCCGACTGCGGGCGCCGTGGTGAAACTCGAGTTCGACACTGAGAACATGGGCAAGCCCGCCCTGATGCATGTTCTTCAGGCAAGCGGCAAGCCGCTTCCGTTCGGCGCGCAAGTTTCGGATGGCAAGGACGACACCGTGGGCACCGTGGCGCAGGGCAGCCGCATCATTGCCACCGGACTCAAGAGCGATGAGGGAACGCTCAATGTCAAATGGGGAGACGCTCCCGAGCAGCGTTGCGTGGTTCGCTACGCGTTGCCAAAACTGCCGCTGGCCAGCACGCCTAATTCACTTAGCATAGCTGATGGAGTCTGCCGATGA
- a CDS encoding UDP-glucuronic acid decarboxylase family protein, giving the protein MKEAFRKRILVTGGAGFLGSHLCERLLAQGHDVLCVDNFYTGTKDNIAHLLDSANFELMRHDVTFPLYVEVDQIYNLACPASPIHYQYDPVQTTKTSVHGAINMLGLAKRVKARIFQASTSEVYGDARVHPQQEAYWGNVNPIGPRSCYDEGKRCAETLFMDYRRQHGLNIKIARIFNTYGPRMHPTDGRVVSNFMMQALANEPITVYGEGTQTRSFCYVDDMVDAFIRLMNTPDDVTGPVNLGNPHELSMLDIAKRIIALTGSSSEIVFHPLPMDDPWHRQPDITQARTLLDWQPVTELDEGLQRTARYFRQITEAQRTMATLAS; this is encoded by the coding sequence ATGAAGGAAGCCTTTCGCAAGCGCATTCTGGTCACGGGAGGTGCGGGGTTTCTCGGCTCGCATCTATGCGAACGCCTGCTCGCTCAAGGACACGATGTCTTGTGCGTCGACAATTTTTATACCGGCACGAAGGACAACATCGCGCATCTGCTGGACAGCGCGAATTTCGAACTGATGCGCCACGACGTGACGTTTCCGCTCTATGTGGAAGTGGACCAGATCTATAACCTCGCGTGCCCCGCTTCGCCCATTCATTACCAGTACGATCCCGTTCAGACCACGAAGACGAGCGTGCATGGCGCGATCAACATGTTGGGTCTCGCCAAGCGTGTGAAGGCGCGCATCTTTCAGGCATCGACGAGTGAAGTGTACGGTGACGCACGCGTGCATCCGCAACAAGAAGCTTATTGGGGCAATGTAAATCCTATCGGTCCGCGTTCTTGCTATGACGAAGGCAAGCGTTGCGCCGAAACACTCTTCATGGATTATCGGCGGCAGCATGGCCTCAACATCAAGATCGCGAGAATCTTCAATACGTATGGGCCGCGCATGCATCCCACCGATGGCCGCGTGGTGTCCAACTTCATGATGCAGGCGCTCGCCAACGAGCCTATCACCGTTTATGGCGAAGGCACGCAGACGCGCTCCTTCTGTTATGTCGACGATATGGTCGACGCCTTCATCCGCCTCATGAACACGCCCGATGACGTCACGGGTCCAGTCAATCTAGGCAACCCGCACGAACTTTCGATGCTGGACATTGCTAAACGCATCATCGCGTTGACGGGTTCGAGTTCCGAGATCGTGTTTCATCCATTGCCGATGGATGATCCGTGGCATCGTCAACCGGATATCACGCAGGCGCGCACGCTGCTCGACTGGCAGCCCGTGACGGAACTTGATGAAGGCTTGCAGCGCACGGCGCGGTACTTCCGCCAGATCACCGAGGCGCAACGCACGATGGCGACGTTGGCCAGTTGA
- a CDS encoding DUF1521 domain-containing protein, which yields MQANFDSRASFSMNLPRFPSSTTGFEQNSSFSSNRPLQMMSMPYGGMSLNQPFDQSFSQPFNQPAMPRAFGGSSMSSSNFSYSTQQMSRGPDGFSQSATSASYSSFERQGPGRDMQYNSMQSSGFSNQMRGDFRDSSQQMSRGPDGFSQSASSANYSYFERESPRQDMQYSSMQSSSYLNRMRGDACDGAAGQQSQWSDTGVHDGKSSIDLGDYKLDFDKSKSSINLTDEKTGNQTKVWGDPHIDLNSGTPNQTSGMFNGSIDFNLPDHTRVSIGTTPANGNSNVSFADNVTVTQGNRAYVVKGLSEQDSAPLSVQRSQDCFALAQQTPRDGMNLFASSSGTGWIRYRSDHSLYVRQRRKSDWR from the coding sequence ATGCAAGCAAATTTCGACAGCCGTGCCTCGTTCTCGATGAACCTGCCGAGGTTTCCGTCCTCGACTACCGGTTTCGAACAGAACTCGTCTTTTTCGAGCAATCGGCCGCTTCAGATGATGTCCATGCCCTACGGTGGCATGTCGCTCAATCAGCCGTTCGACCAGTCTTTCAGTCAGCCCTTCAATCAGCCGGCCATGCCGCGTGCATTCGGTGGCAGCAGTATGTCCAGTTCGAACTTCAGTTATTCGACGCAGCAGATGTCGCGCGGCCCGGACGGATTCAGCCAGTCGGCGACTTCGGCCAGCTACTCGTCGTTCGAGCGTCAGGGTCCTGGCCGGGACATGCAGTACAACAGCATGCAATCGAGCGGCTTTTCGAACCAGATGCGCGGCGACTTTCGTGATTCTTCGCAGCAGATGTCACGCGGCCCGGACGGATTCAGCCAGTCGGCGAGTTCGGCCAATTACTCGTACTTCGAGCGTGAGAGTCCGAGACAGGACATGCAATACAGCAGCATGCAATCGAGCAGCTATCTGAACCGGATGCGTGGGGACGCCTGTGACGGCGCGGCGGGTCAACAAAGCCAATGGTCGGACACGGGCGTACACGACGGCAAATCGTCCATCGACCTTGGTGATTACAAGCTGGACTTCGACAAATCCAAGTCCTCGATCAACCTTACTGATGAGAAGACGGGTAATCAAACCAAGGTCTGGGGCGATCCGCATATCGATCTCAATTCGGGTACGCCGAACCAGACGAGCGGGATGTTCAATGGCTCGATCGACTTCAACCTGCCGGATCACACCCGCGTGAGTATCGGCACGACACCGGCTAACGGCAATTCGAACGTATCCTTCGCCGATAACGTGACGGTTACGCAGGGTAATCGGGCATATGTCGTCAAGGGGTTGAGCGAGCAAGACAGCGCCCCGCTCAGCGTGCAGCGCAGTCAGGACTGCTTTGCGCTGGCACAGCAGACTCCGCGCGATGGGATGAACCTCTTCGCGAGTTCGAGCGGCACGGGGTGGATCCGCTATCGATCCGATCACTCGCTGTATGTACGTCAGAGACGAAAGTCGGACTGGCGTTGA
- a CDS encoding fimbrial protein — MKKSVVATLFAGVFAVFTGSAFASDGTITFNGALTASTCAINGNGTSAKDFTVKLPTISTSTLKAAGETAGTTSYQIALTGCTPVTSSSKAAVFYEAGTSVDPADGRLTVTAGGASNVKMQLLNLDGSRIKAGYSTDLQNSKAADISSGSATLSYDVQYYATGVTTAGAANSSVVYSIDYQ; from the coding sequence ATGAAGAAATCTGTTGTCGCAACGCTTTTCGCGGGTGTCTTTGCCGTGTTTACCGGCAGTGCTTTCGCATCTGACGGAACCATCACGTTCAACGGCGCGCTGACTGCCTCCACCTGCGCCATCAACGGCAATGGGACTTCGGCCAAGGACTTCACGGTCAAGCTGCCGACGATCTCGACCAGTACGCTGAAAGCCGCAGGCGAGACAGCCGGAACGACGTCCTATCAGATCGCTTTGACGGGATGCACCCCGGTGACGAGCTCCAGCAAGGCAGCGGTCTTCTACGAAGCGGGCACCTCGGTCGATCCCGCCGACGGCCGACTGACCGTCACGGCTGGCGGTGCCAGCAACGTCAAGATGCAGTTGTTGAACCTGGATGGCAGTCGAATCAAGGCGGGCTATTCGACCGATCTCCAAAACTCGAAGGCCGCCGACATCTCGTCCGGTTCGGCAACGCTTAGCTATGACGTTCAGTACTACGCAACTGGCGTCACAACCGCCGGTGCGGCTAACTCTTCTGTCGTTTATAGCATCGACTATCAGTAA